A window of the Alloyangia pacifica genome harbors these coding sequences:
- a CDS encoding LamG-like jellyroll fold domain-containing protein, which produces MSDDQTPLLDGSATVLTVSSQAEFAAACWTLAKSGGGTIRLEAGASYSLQMSDYLDQSEDAPLTITSADPSDPAVLTHVNLRDRENITFEGVKFEAAKGQIPGLSTMLQISDCENIKIVNCEMSSNAEGVFGVEGAHTAGLNLAVVRGSEGIVFSGNRATGFLQGLTLMDSHDGTVTGNEFSGFQGDGIRIAGVSGLLVEGNYLHDFAGAVYEANHPDFIQIWGTNIKVNNENITIRENILDTGAGQAYQGIFGRNEDAAKNGFLYKNLLVEHNVIHSSFWSGITLADTLGAVVRNNTVLNNPDCYLTAADGSTTTGTMTSWIKVTGEGSVVENNIAHNTLGVAGNAVLGTAQTGDGSDVYSHFVNIEAGGSGDLRDLMLKPDSALNGVAGSRLTWWSDTPERLTAVADIDIDRQDKSLAHLDASLSHGPEGGAGADSFLWTFDDGTSLSGRSVSHDFGAAGSHGYTLQVTAADGSSDTIHRTVVIEDTVTLDLEIGLGGLHDSSSHGTSVTASDMVSLGDGWATIGDQARLTLSRSESKLFNLTSLNYEMTLKPEPGASGFFLHQFGTLGASVGDEGRVTFYVATDDGLFRVITEDPVFADGAAHHLNLVFSDAAGTIAIYVDGALAAEAEASGITAPAKYWGLTFGHSWNDGLDTQISNVRLSTEAPGAAEIAEHYAELRAEALERDAPPVLLQIDFDHGSVADASDQGVTFADVPSEAFIDHGAGRALRIDRGDHLSVDKGFDQFYARDSFEFSLELRSDAPTGLNVFGVHHSMSLEVRDDDARFWMKTDQGTFIVRSNGDVLADHDWHDVTVSYDSQSGTLALSVDGAVVQEVAASGTTAALGYHTFKFGTQWGSQGFAGEIDNFTMREAPHDHGAGLHLELG; this is translated from the coding sequence ATGAGCGACGACCAGACCCCCCTCCTTGACGGCAGTGCGACCGTTTTGACCGTTTCCAGCCAGGCGGAATTCGCCGCGGCCTGCTGGACGCTGGCCAAAAGCGGCGGCGGCACCATTCGCCTTGAAGCGGGCGCGAGCTATTCGCTGCAGATGAGCGACTACCTCGACCAATCCGAGGATGCACCGCTCACCATCACCTCCGCCGACCCGTCGGACCCCGCGGTGCTGACTCATGTGAACTTGCGCGACCGCGAGAACATCACCTTCGAGGGGGTCAAATTCGAGGCCGCCAAAGGCCAGATCCCCGGGCTCTCCACCATGCTGCAGATCAGCGACTGCGAAAACATCAAGATCGTCAATTGCGAGATGTCCTCCAATGCCGAGGGGGTCTTTGGCGTCGAGGGCGCCCATACCGCCGGGCTCAACCTCGCAGTGGTCCGCGGCTCCGAGGGGATCGTCTTCTCGGGCAATAGGGCCACCGGCTTCCTGCAGGGGCTGACCCTCATGGACAGCCATGACGGCACGGTGACCGGCAACGAGTTCTCGGGGTTCCAGGGCGACGGCATCCGCATCGCCGGGGTTTCGGGCCTGCTGGTCGAGGGCAATTACCTGCACGATTTCGCCGGCGCGGTCTACGAGGCGAACCACCCCGATTTCATCCAGATTTGGGGGACCAACATCAAGGTTAATAACGAGAACATCACCATTCGCGAGAACATTCTCGACACCGGCGCGGGCCAGGCCTACCAGGGCATCTTCGGCCGCAACGAGGATGCCGCGAAAAACGGCTTTCTCTACAAGAACCTGCTGGTCGAGCATAATGTCATCCACTCGTCCTTCTGGTCCGGCATCACGCTGGCGGACACGCTGGGGGCGGTGGTGCGCAACAACACCGTGCTCAACAACCCCGATTGCTATCTGACCGCCGCCGATGGCAGCACCACCACGGGCACCATGACCTCGTGGATCAAGGTGACCGGCGAGGGCAGCGTGGTCGAGAACAACATCGCCCACAACACCTTGGGGGTGGCAGGGAACGCCGTGCTCGGCACCGCGCAGACCGGCGACGGCAGCGATGTATACAGCCATTTCGTCAATATCGAGGCCGGCGGCTCAGGCGATCTGCGCGACCTGATGCTGAAGCCCGACAGCGCGCTCAACGGGGTCGCCGGCAGCCGGCTGACCTGGTGGAGTGACACCCCCGAGCGGCTGACCGCCGTCGCCGACATCGACATCGACCGGCAGGACAAGTCGCTGGCGCATCTCGACGCCTCGCTCAGCCATGGGCCGGAAGGGGGGGCGGGCGCCGATAGCTTCCTGTGGACCTTCGACGACGGCACCTCGCTGAGCGGGCGCAGCGTCTCGCATGACTTCGGCGCCGCAGGGAGCCACGGCTACACGCTGCAGGTCACCGCCGCCGACGGCAGCAGCGACACCATCCACCGCACGGTCGTGATCGAGGACACGGTGACGCTCGACCTCGAGATCGGCCTCGGCGGGCTGCACGACAGCTCCAGCCACGGCACCAGCGTCACCGCCTCCGACATGGTGAGCCTGGGCGACGGCTGGGCCACGATCGGCGATCAGGCGCGCCTCACCCTCAGCCGCTCCGAGAGCAAGCTCTTCAACCTCACCAGCCTCAACTACGAAATGACCCTCAAGCCCGAGCCCGGCGCCTCCGGCTTCTTCCTGCACCAGTTCGGCACGCTCGGCGCCTCGGTCGGTGACGAAGGGCGCGTGACCTTCTACGTCGCCACCGACGACGGGCTGTTCAGGGTCATCACCGAGGATCCCGTCTTTGCCGATGGCGCGGCGCATCACCTCAACCTCGTGTTCAGCGATGCCGCCGGGACCATCGCCATCTATGTCGACGGCGCGCTTGCCGCCGAGGCCGAGGCCTCGGGCATCACCGCGCCGGCAAAATACTGGGGGCTGACCTTCGGCCACAGCTGGAACGACGGGCTCGACACGCAGATCAGCAACGTGCGACTGAGCACCGAAGCGCCCGGCGCCGCCGAGATCGCCGAGCATTACGCCGAGCTCCGGGCCGAAGCGCTGGAGCGGGACGCGCCGCCGGTGCTCCTGCAGATCGATTTCGACCACGGGAGCGTTGCCGATGCCAGCGATCAAGGTGTGACCTTTGCCGATGTCCCCTCCGAGGCCTTCATCGACCACGGCGCGGGCCGGGCGCTGCGCATTGACAGGGGCGATCACCTCAGCGTGGACAAGGGCTTCGACCAGTTCTACGCGCGCGACAGCTTCGAGTTCTCGCTCGAGCTGCGCAGCGATGCCCCCACCGGGCTGAACGTCTTTGGGGTGCATCATTCGATGAGCCTCGAGGTGCGCGACGACGATGCCCGCTTCTGGATGAAGACCGATCAGGGCACCTTCATCGTCCGCTCCAATGGCGACGTGCTGGCCGACCACGATTGGCACGATGTCACCGTCAGCTACGACTCGCAGAGCGGCACTCTGGCCCTGAGCGTCGACGGCGCGGTCGTCCAAGAGGTCGCGGCCTCGGGGACCACGGCGGCACTAGGGTACCATACCTTCAAGTTCGGCACGCAATGGGGCTCGCAGGGCTTCGCAGGCGAGATCGACAATTTCACCATGCGCGAGGCACCGCATGACCACGGCGCCGGGCTGCACCTCGAATTGGGCTGA
- a CDS encoding polysaccharide biosynthesis/export family protein, with product MQYLPSRIAAGLFVVLITLLNGAQRADAADYRLRAGDVLRVEVLEDSSLNGTALVAPDGRISVPLAGSLGAAGHTVEEIRQALTGALAGNFAVPPTVHVGLASVAEPAARRAALPYKVYILGEVASPGLVEVPPGTTLLQVLSLAGGFSDFAATKRIQLRRLPTSGSGERVWTFNYEAMLEGRSSAATTRLHEGDVIVVPARRLFE from the coding sequence ATGCAATATCTGCCGAGCCGCATCGCCGCGGGTCTCTTCGTCGTGCTTATCACCCTGCTGAACGGCGCGCAGCGCGCCGACGCCGCCGACTACCGGCTGCGGGCCGGCGACGTCCTGCGCGTCGAGGTGCTCGAGGATTCGTCGCTGAACGGCACCGCGCTGGTGGCCCCCGACGGGCGGATTTCTGTGCCCCTGGCGGGGAGTCTTGGGGCCGCCGGGCATACGGTCGAGGAGATTCGCCAGGCGTTGACCGGGGCGCTTGCGGGGAATTTCGCAGTGCCGCCGACGGTGCACGTGGGCCTTGCCTCGGTGGCCGAGCCGGCAGCGCGCCGGGCCGCGCTGCCCTACAAGGTCTACATCCTCGGCGAGGTCGCCTCTCCGGGGCTGGTCGAGGTGCCCCCGGGCACCACGCTTTTGCAGGTGCTGTCGCTGGCCGGCGGCTTTTCCGACTTCGCGGCGACGAAGCGCATCCAGCTGCGGCGGCTGCCCACCTCTGGCAGCGGCGAGCGTGTCTGGACCTTCAATTACGAGGCGATGCTCGAGGGGCGCAGCTCGGCGGCAACCACCCGGCTGCACGAGGGCGACGTGATCGTCGTGCCAGCCAGGCGCCTCTTCGAGTAG
- a CDS encoding polysaccharide pyruvyl transferase family protein, with translation MELFYFRHPAGNFGDDLNAWIWDALLPGWNSWTTAATLIGVGTILNTELPLPEGRKLVVGSGTGYGRIPDVSDRAQWDLRALRGPLSAERLGVPRDIGIVDPAMMLPRLPEFADIPRSGTQPLFVPHLSGATRHDWPRVCRRAGLRYVSPCGEARAVIEEIARAPLVLAESLHAAIIADAFRTPWIAVSVSNLINRDKWADWAASLGIALEFHELFPEFTRLRRALRPTPAPAGTAPAAAPGAPPRSRARRAKLALRLRAERPLIARRLRKAATASPTLSDPATLRQRQESYQAVLDGVIRDYRG, from the coding sequence TTGGAGCTTTTCTATTTTCGCCACCCCGCGGGCAACTTCGGTGACGATCTCAATGCCTGGATCTGGGACGCGCTGCTGCCCGGCTGGAACAGCTGGACCACGGCGGCGACGCTGATCGGCGTCGGCACCATCCTCAACACCGAGCTGCCCCTGCCGGAGGGGCGCAAGCTGGTGGTCGGCTCGGGCACCGGCTACGGCCGGATCCCCGATGTGTCGGACCGCGCCCAATGGGATCTCCGCGCCCTGCGCGGGCCGCTCTCGGCCGAGCGGCTGGGGGTGCCGCGGGACATCGGCATCGTCGATCCCGCGATGATGCTGCCGCGCCTGCCGGAGTTTGCCGATATTCCCCGCTCGGGCACGCAGCCGCTCTTCGTCCCGCATCTGTCGGGCGCCACGCGGCACGACTGGCCGCGGGTCTGCCGCCGCGCCGGGCTGCGCTACGTCTCGCCCTGCGGCGAGGCCCGCGCGGTGATCGAAGAGATCGCCCGCGCCCCTCTGGTGCTGGCGGAGTCGCTGCATGCGGCGATCATTGCCGATGCCTTCCGCACCCCCTGGATCGCCGTCTCCGTCTCCAACCTGATCAACCGAGACAAATGGGCAGATTGGGCCGCGAGCCTCGGGATCGCGCTCGAGTTCCACGAGCTTTTCCCCGAGTTCACCCGCCTGCGCCGCGCCCTCCGCCCTACCCCTGCGCCAGCCGGCACGGCCCCCGCAGCGGCGCCCGGCGCCCCGCCGCGCAGCCGCGCCCGCCGCGCCAAGCTCGCGCTGCGCCTCCGCGCCGAGCGGCCCTTGATCGCGCGCCGCCTGCGCAAAGCCGCCACTGCCTCGCCGACGCTCAGCGATCCGGCCACGCTGCGCCAGCGGCAGGAGAGCTACCAGGCCGTGCTCGACGGCGTGATCCGCGACTACCGGGGATGA
- the xrtD gene encoding VPLPA-CTERM-specific exosortase XrtD — translation MSHIGTRHLPMAINPPGLALFALLCLAALAVFWTGLRSLGLAWSTPEYSHGPLIPLISLYLFLRELRDTPRAVAPPGVGWGHGLLVLLLALGLAGLGTVAAIPDVVTYALILWLAGVVLLCFGWTEGRRHQLPVLHLVFMLPLPQVLYWQLTIVLQGLSSEVGVWIIRLMGIPVFLEGNVIDLGPYKLLVAEACSGLRYLFPILSFSYLIAILYRGPFWHRALLFLMAAPLTVVMNAFRIGMIGALVNWRGIGQAEGFMHVFEGWAVFGLCVALLLAAAGLLQRTTRRPASLSETIDLDFDGLGRQAARALGLPASRGLLAGTLATLAVALALAAAPPPAQRVPERAQFSAFPLQFAGWSGAAHALEPEIEAVLGATDYLNASYLAPEGGPPVAIFAAWYRSQTQGEGIHSPEVCLPAGGWEIETLGPLTLVMPQTVYGRFTVNRSVIRKGLQRQLVYYWFEQRGQRMTNDVRAKLTVLRDGLTRGRSDGGLVRFTTPIGPRESIDSADSRLQGFMQRALRSLPRFIPE, via the coding sequence ATGTCCCACATTGGCACCCGTCACCTGCCCATGGCGATCAACCCGCCGGGCCTTGCGCTCTTCGCGCTGCTCTGCCTCGCCGCCCTGGCGGTGTTCTGGACGGGGCTGCGGTCATTGGGCCTCGCCTGGAGCACGCCGGAATACAGTCACGGTCCGCTCATCCCTCTGATCTCCCTATATCTTTTCCTGCGGGAGCTGCGGGATACCCCGCGAGCGGTCGCGCCACCGGGTGTCGGCTGGGGGCATGGGCTGCTTGTCCTGCTGCTGGCGTTGGGGTTGGCTGGCCTCGGCACCGTCGCGGCGATCCCGGATGTGGTGACCTACGCGCTGATCCTCTGGCTTGCGGGCGTGGTTCTGCTCTGCTTCGGCTGGACCGAGGGCCGGCGCCACCAGCTGCCGGTGCTGCACCTTGTCTTCATGCTGCCGCTGCCGCAGGTCCTCTACTGGCAGCTGACCATCGTCCTGCAGGGCCTTTCGTCGGAGGTCGGGGTCTGGATCATTCGCCTGATGGGCATCCCGGTCTTTCTCGAGGGCAATGTGATCGACCTCGGCCCCTACAAGTTGCTGGTCGCCGAGGCCTGCTCGGGGCTGCGCTATCTCTTTCCGATCCTGAGCTTTTCCTACCTGATCGCCATCCTCTACCGCGGTCCGTTCTGGCACAGGGCGCTGCTTTTCCTGATGGCGGCGCCGCTGACCGTGGTGATGAACGCCTTCCGGATCGGCATGATCGGGGCCCTGGTCAACTGGCGCGGCATCGGCCAGGCCGAGGGGTTCATGCACGTTTTCGAGGGCTGGGCGGTCTTCGGGCTCTGCGTGGCGCTCTTGCTGGCCGCGGCGGGGCTGCTGCAGCGCACCACCCGCCGGCCGGCGTCACTTTCCGAGACGATCGACCTGGATTTCGACGGGCTTGGGCGGCAGGCGGCGCGGGCGCTGGGGCTCCCGGCCTCGCGGGGGCTGCTGGCGGGAACCTTAGCGACCCTCGCGGTGGCGCTGGCCCTTGCCGCGGCGCCCCCCCCGGCGCAGAGGGTGCCCGAGCGCGCGCAGTTCTCGGCCTTTCCCCTGCAATTTGCGGGCTGGAGCGGCGCCGCGCACGCGCTGGAGCCGGAGATCGAGGCGGTGCTTGGCGCCACGGACTACCTCAACGCCAGCTATCTCGCGCCGGAGGGCGGCCCGCCGGTGGCGATCTTCGCCGCCTGGTACCGCAGCCAGACGCAGGGTGAGGGCATCCATTCGCCCGAGGTCTGTCTGCCCGCCGGCGGATGGGAGATCGAGACGCTTGGACCCCTGACCCTGGTGATGCCGCAGACGGTTTACGGGCGCTTCACGGTCAACCGTTCGGTGATCCGCAAGGGGCTGCAGCGGCAGCTTGTCTATTACTGGTTCGAGCAGCGCGGGCAGCGGATGACCAATGACGTCCGGGCCAAGCTGACCGTGTTGCGCGACGGGCTGACCCGGGGCCGGAGCGACGGCGGGCTGGTGCGCTTCACGACGCCAATCGGGCCGCGTGAGAGCATCGATTCTGCCGACTCGCGGCTCCAGGGCTTCATGCAACGGGCCTTGAGGTCGCTGCCGCGATTTATCCCGGAATGA
- a CDS encoding lipopolysaccharide biosynthesis protein: MTQTGAEALSPAPGGLTGKLFRGAAWLTAARLLITLVKTGATIVIAWFLSPEDYGIVAIAATVMVLLTSVTDMQLGEALIGTGQADSRAIDTVWTLGLLRGLALSLAMAGLALPLAKVYDDPRLADILLALSLQPALAGMASPQTFVQQRRLNFRFEFLLSVIQKLVGAAVMIALAVWLRNYWALIIGSVFEAALGALLSFVLLRYRPRLSLQALPDIWGFSLWMTLSQLLNTVNSRLDPLFIGKWLPVPQLGLFQLGQNLALMPTRELMLPIRKIAFPGLAAVLKSPEAAADPARVRCAYQRARALTNTVSLFVGICFALTADTLIAALFNAEWQDAVYIVRWLSVALALQTLGTLAHPLAMACGETRRLFWRDMVVLILRLPLILLALALYGLPGVVAARGLTTVLVLFVDLELVRRLIGLGIGAQLRANLRPALGLCVVTLGVCGLKWAIGPLDSRALLIVQLAAELLLALGLYAGVLALLWRGAGRPDGPETELARMLAQLRNRRSPR; the protein is encoded by the coding sequence ATGACCCAGACCGGCGCAGAGGCGCTTTCACCGGCCCCCGGCGGGCTGACCGGCAAGCTCTTTCGCGGCGCGGCCTGGCTCACCGCGGCGCGACTGCTGATCACGCTGGTCAAGACGGGCGCGACCATCGTGATCGCCTGGTTCCTCTCGCCCGAGGATTACGGCATCGTCGCCATCGCGGCGACGGTGATGGTGCTGCTGACCTCGGTGACCGACATGCAGCTCGGCGAGGCGCTGATCGGCACCGGACAGGCCGACAGCCGGGCCATCGACACGGTCTGGACGCTGGGCCTGCTGCGCGGGCTCGCGCTGTCGCTGGCCATGGCCGGCCTCGCTCTGCCGCTTGCAAAGGTCTACGACGACCCGCGGCTGGCCGACATCCTGCTGGCGCTGAGCCTGCAACCCGCCCTCGCCGGGATGGCCAGCCCGCAGACCTTCGTCCAGCAACGCCGGCTGAACTTCCGCTTCGAGTTCCTGCTCAGCGTGATCCAGAAACTCGTCGGTGCCGCGGTGATGATCGCCCTGGCGGTCTGGTTGCGAAACTACTGGGCGCTCATCATCGGCTCGGTCTTCGAGGCCGCCCTCGGGGCGCTCCTCTCCTTCGTGCTCCTGCGCTACCGCCCGAGACTGTCGCTGCAGGCGCTCCCCGACATCTGGGGTTTCTCGCTCTGGATGACCCTGAGCCAGCTGCTGAACACGGTGAACTCGCGTCTCGATCCGCTCTTCATCGGCAAGTGGCTCCCGGTGCCGCAGCTCGGCCTGTTCCAGCTTGGCCAGAACCTCGCGCTCATGCCGACGCGCGAGCTCATGCTGCCGATCCGCAAGATCGCCTTTCCCGGCCTCGCCGCGGTGCTCAAGAGCCCCGAGGCCGCCGCCGATCCCGCCCGCGTTCGCTGCGCCTACCAGCGCGCCCGGGCGCTCACCAACACCGTGTCGCTTTTCGTCGGGATCTGTTTCGCGCTGACCGCCGACACGCTGATCGCGGCGCTGTTCAACGCCGAGTGGCAGGACGCGGTCTACATCGTGCGTTGGCTCTCGGTCGCTCTCGCCCTGCAGACCCTCGGCACCCTCGCGCATCCGCTGGCCATGGCCTGCGGCGAGACCCGCCGGCTGTTCTGGCGCGACATGGTGGTGCTGATCCTGCGCCTGCCGCTCATCCTGCTCGCCCTGGCGCTCTATGGCCTGCCGGGCGTCGTCGCGGCGCGGGGCCTCACGACGGTCCTGGTGCTCTTCGTCGACCTCGAGCTGGTCCGGCGGCTGATCGGCCTCGGCATCGGGGCGCAGCTGCGCGCCAACCTGCGCCCGGCGCTTGGCCTTTGCGTCGTCACCCTCGGGGTCTGCGGGCTGAAATGGGCCATCGGCCCGCTCGACAGCCGGGCCCTGCTGATCGTCCAACTTGCCGCGGAGCTGCTCCTGGCGCTGGGGCTCTACGCCGGAGTTCTGGCGCTTCTGTGGCGCGGCGCGGGCCGGCCCGACGGCCCCGAAACCGAGCTCGCCCGAATGCTCGCGCAGCTCCGCAACCGCCGCAGCCCGCGCTGA
- a CDS encoding sugar transferase encodes MRSLRAYRAEVSADTSEEVLRLVGRPRAADRRWLYATRTKRLCDVLLVTLAAPVVVAIIGICAALVILDGSGPFYSQWRVGRNGRSFRLWKLRTMVPDAEALLADHLRNNPEARREWQEKQKLAVDPRITAVGRFLRMSSLDELPQVYNVLRGDMSLVGPRPILPEQVPLYSGSVYYRLRPGLTGPWQVSVRNAGAFQDRVRHDEDYFLTISPGTDLKIILKTVSAILRGTGQ; translated from the coding sequence ATGCGAAGCCTGCGCGCTTATCGGGCGGAGGTGTCTGCGGACACGTCCGAAGAGGTTCTGAGACTTGTTGGAAGACCCCGCGCAGCGGACCGGAGGTGGCTCTATGCCACCCGTACGAAGCGCCTGTGCGATGTGCTTCTGGTGACGCTTGCCGCGCCCGTGGTCGTCGCAATCATCGGGATCTGCGCGGCGCTGGTGATACTCGACGGCTCCGGGCCGTTCTACAGCCAGTGGCGGGTCGGCCGGAACGGCCGCAGCTTCCGACTGTGGAAACTGCGCACAATGGTGCCCGATGCAGAGGCGCTTCTTGCGGACCACCTGCGGAACAATCCGGAGGCCCGGCGAGAGTGGCAGGAAAAACAGAAGCTTGCCGTGGATCCTCGGATCACCGCCGTGGGCCGCTTCCTGCGCATGTCCTCGCTGGACGAGTTGCCGCAAGTGTACAACGTTCTCCGGGGTGACATGAGCCTCGTCGGGCCGCGACCGATCCTGCCCGAGCAGGTCCCGCTCTATTCCGGAAGTGTTTATTACCGGCTGCGGCCGGGGCTGACCGGACCCTGGCAGGTCTCTGTGCGCAACGCCGGCGCCTTTCAGGACAGGGTGCGCCACGACGAGGATTATTTCCTGACCATCTCTCCGGGAACGGATTTGAAGATCATTCTGAAAACGGTCTCAGCCATCCTGCGAGGCACCGGACAATAG
- the xrtE gene encoding exosortase E/protease, VPEID-CTERM system, translating into MRRLTALAHGPRRAPAPAALGLLLAAELLVISLAYQHGFPFTCREQAPSWFCAFAGRMVPRAIGALAALGLFALARRDVLGALMARGASPRGRALAVNLAGLALVLAPWTFLSDAAGPRITALALLSWCSGGVLSTVGLALQLAPRPAWAALLRQHAGSLAALLALGLAAPELADLLQPLWRIEAVTGATFAAVVRTLGVFGYEVLAEPAEKLIGTPGFVIAVGPQCAGVEGIVLVALFTTLFLLLFRRELRFPHVLALYPLGFALSWGLNVLRIAALLAIGLDGHPELAVGGFHSHAGWVAFTGLALLLILVARHLPVLHRPARPSPGAARPPPLLADPQVARLLPFAVMMGSALVASTLSQTPAHLYPWRALAMAAALALVLPTLRGLIRRPDPRALAVGGFIAALWITTGPEAGAPPQGTLAGAALGLWIGSRLLGSTLLVPVIEELVFRDYLLRRLAPRPVLAAALSCLAFAALHERWLVAGLAGLALCLLRHRRGEVSDAIAAHMVANGCIGLWAWTTGAWHIL; encoded by the coding sequence GTGCGGCGGCTGACCGCCCTCGCCCACGGTCCCCGCCGCGCGCCTGCGCCCGCGGCTCTGGGACTTTTGCTCGCGGCGGAGCTTCTGGTGATCAGCCTTGCCTATCAGCATGGCTTCCCCTTCACCTGCCGGGAGCAGGCGCCGTCCTGGTTCTGTGCTTTTGCCGGGCGCATGGTGCCGCGCGCCATCGGCGCCCTCGCCGCCCTCGGCCTCTTCGCGCTGGCCCGGCGCGATGTGCTCGGCGCGCTGATGGCGCGGGGCGCATCGCCAAGGGGCCGAGCCTTGGCGGTGAACCTTGCCGGGCTCGCCCTCGTGCTCGCCCCTTGGACCTTCCTCAGCGACGCCGCCGGGCCGCGGATCACCGCCCTTGCCCTGCTGAGCTGGTGTTCAGGCGGCGTTCTCAGCACGGTCGGCCTCGCGCTCCAGCTTGCCCCTCGCCCCGCCTGGGCGGCTCTCCTGCGTCAGCACGCGGGATCCCTCGCGGCGCTTCTTGCCCTCGGGCTTGCGGCCCCGGAGCTCGCGGATCTGCTGCAGCCGCTCTGGCGGATCGAGGCGGTGACCGGGGCGACCTTCGCGGCCGTGGTCCGGACACTCGGCGTCTTCGGCTACGAGGTGCTGGCCGAGCCCGCCGAAAAGCTGATCGGCACCCCCGGCTTCGTCATCGCCGTCGGCCCGCAATGCGCGGGCGTCGAGGGGATCGTGCTCGTCGCGCTCTTCACGACACTCTTTCTTCTGCTTTTCCGCAGGGAACTCCGGTTCCCCCATGTCCTGGCGCTCTACCCCCTGGGGTTCGCGCTCAGCTGGGGGCTGAACGTCCTGCGCATCGCCGCGCTTCTGGCGATCGGGCTCGACGGGCATCCCGAGCTGGCGGTCGGCGGATTCCACAGCCACGCGGGCTGGGTCGCCTTCACCGGGCTGGCGCTGCTGCTGATCCTCGTGGCGCGGCATCTGCCGGTCCTGCACCGCCCCGCGCGGCCAAGCCCCGGCGCGGCGCGCCCCCCGCCCCTCCTTGCCGATCCACAGGTCGCGCGGCTTCTGCCCTTTGCGGTGATGATGGGATCGGCGCTCGTTGCCTCGACCCTCTCGCAGACCCCTGCGCATCTCTATCCTTGGCGCGCGCTGGCCATGGCTGCGGCCCTCGCGCTTGTCCTGCCCACCCTTCGCGGCCTGATCCGGCGTCCCGATCCGCGCGCGCTCGCGGTCGGCGGGTTCATCGCCGCCCTCTGGATCACCACCGGCCCGGAGGCCGGAGCGCCGCCGCAGGGCACGCTGGCCGGCGCCGCGCTCGGGCTTTGGATCGGCAGCCGACTCCTCGGCAGTACGCTGCTGGTGCCGGTGATCGAGGAGCTGGTCTTTCGCGACTACCTCCTGCGGCGTCTCGCGCCCCGGCCCGTGCTCGCCGCCGCGCTCTCCTGCCTCGCCTTCGCCGCGCTGCACGAGCGCTGGCTCGTCGCGGGGCTTGCGGGGCTGGCGCTGTGCCTGCTGCGCCACCGCCGGGGCGAGGTGAGCGACGCCATCGCGGCGCATATGGTGGCGAACGGATGCATCGGCCTCTGGGCCTGGACGACCGGCGCCTGGCACATCCTCTGA